Proteins encoded by one window of Aphis gossypii isolate Hap1 chromosome X, ASM2018417v2, whole genome shotgun sequence:
- the LOC114128899 gene encoding protein catecholamines up-like, protein MKYSVALCLLALVIIQQCMSTHIHHQGEKDFKDHDEDDNTHMSHEGCDHPDHDHKHDHDHKHDHDHKHDHDHKEEDHSDHHQFGKHVGYTAEEYAARIRHQKHYGQVY, encoded by the exons ATGAAATATTCG gtCGCATTGTGTTTATTGGCACttgttataatacaacaatgtaTGAGTACTCACATTCATCATCAAGGAGAAAAAGACTTCAAGGATCATGATGAAGATGACAATACTCACATGAGCCATGAAGGATGTGACCATCCAGATCACGATCACAAACATGATCACGATCACAAACATGATCATGATCACAAACATGATCATGATCATAAGGAGGAAGATCACAGTGATCATCACCAATTTGGAAAACACGTAGGTTATACTGCTGAAGAATATGCCGCTCGCATTCGCCATCAAAAACATTATGGTCAAGTCTACTAA